In Lepus europaeus isolate LE1 chromosome 9, mLepTim1.pri, whole genome shotgun sequence, the following are encoded in one genomic region:
- the LOC133766304 gene encoding LOW QUALITY PROTEIN: olfactory receptor 2L3-like (The sequence of the model RefSeq protein was modified relative to this genomic sequence to represent the inferred CDS: deleted 1 base in 1 codon) → MWVQDMDRGNASSATDFLLAGLFPGSRHSLLLNAAVVLVYVLAFLGNALLIVLILGDARLHTPMYVLLSQLSLIDLTLTSTIVPKMATNFFTGERGISWVGCGTQSFFFLLLGMSECLILTLMAYDRYVAVCNPLRYPAIMSPRFCLHMVAGCWVAGSASSLVHTVYPLHFPICGSREIQHFFCEVPVLIKLSCEDTSVYQSVVVVTSVVLLVVPFGLITASYMLIFLAVLRMSSVKGRRKVLATCSSHLTVVSLFFRPPKIFIYMSFTSSHSPEQDQALSVFSNVLTPMLNPLIYSLRNKEVLAALRKLAGRCGAS, encoded by the exons ATGTGG gtccaGGACATGGACC GTGGGAACGCCTCTTCGGCCACGGACTTCCTCCTGGCCGGGCTCTTCCCTGGGTCCCGGCACTCCCTGCTCCTCAATGCCGCCGTGGTCCTCGTCTACGTCCTGGCCTTCCTGGGAAACGCTCTTCTGATCGTCCTGATCCTGGGGGACGCCCGGCTGCACACGCCCATGTACGTCCTGCTCAGCCAGCTCTCCCTCATCGACCTGACACTGACCTCCACCATcgtccccaagatggccaccaacTTCTTCACAGGGGAGAGGGGCATCTCCTGGGTTGGCTGCGGGACACAGAGCTTCTTCTTCCTGTTGCTGGGGATGTCTGAGTGCCTCATCCTGACCCTCATGGCGTATGACCGCTACGTGGCTGTGTGCAACCCACTGCGCTACCCCGCCATCATGAGCCCCAGGTTCTGCCTGCACATGGTGGCTGGGTGTTGGGTTGCAGGCTCGGCCAGCTCCTTGGTTCACACAGTTTACCCTCTGCACTTCCCCATCTGTGGGTCCCGGGAGATCCAGCACTTCTTCTGCGAGGTCCCTGTCCTCATCAAGCTGTCCTGCGAGGACACGTCCGTGTATCAGTCCGTGGTGGTGGTGACCAGCGTGGTGCTGCTGGTCGTCCCCTTCGGTCTCATCACAGCCTCCTACATGCTCATCTTCCTCGCTGTGCTCCGCATGAGCTCCGTCAAGGGCAGGCGGAAGGTCctggccacctgctcctcccacctcacGGTGGTGAGTCTCTTCTTCCGCCCGCCCAAA ATCTTCATTTACATGAGCTTCACCTCTTCCCACAGCCCAGAGCAGGACCAGGCGCTGTCTGTGTTCAGCAACGTGCTCACCCCGATGCTGAACCCCCtcatctacagcctgaggaacaaGGAGGTGCTGGCTGCACTCCGGAAGCTGGCGGGGAGGTGTGGGGCTTCCTAG
- the LOC133766305 gene encoding ral-GDS-related protein-like, with protein sequence MERMGKWVLGAILSTQGFHGSTLEISNDSHEELIFSGNGQLPSLHCCLQLLASLRGYSFGGVSTLHLAEVCPLRSLQPGTKAKLEESLVPASPGRTIAYLSTLLCSYGDFSTVPYFLDQIFHSNMASFLGRCRDLYEAELHGHTSLPLLKMKVGCKPVSLPGGDLGTQVYFLYALPGHAQRPEATADAPALRAGPPPFRALALEPAAAPLAQPGPAPEPGPASPRGLPPCAQSAPGPAPQASSGWAGPAEELPGAEMVDITAFSPRTMAEQLTLLDAELFQKVVPFHCLGSVWTKSSKRGKEHLASTVHATVQQFNCVTNCVVTTCLGDPSRKATDRARVVEHWIKVAKECQTLRNVSSAHAILTALQTSPICRLQETWGEVSRKSCKKFERLCEKDNGLSRDRLTKKGAFKLAAREQNPQRAQMRLRKQQKGVVPFLGTYLKYLVMLDTVMGDSVHQADFSFEKLNKEIKVLQEIQLLQVAASNYYFKRDEEFGVWFRSVEYLTEKESYALSRQLEPSAKRPAAASRP encoded by the exons ATGGAGCGGATGGGAAAGTGGGTGTTGGGGGCCATTTTGTCTACTCAGGGGTTCCAC GGCTCCACGCTGGAGATCAGCAATGATTCCCATGAGGAACTCATCTTCTCAGGCAATGGACAG CTGCCATCTCTGCACTGCTGCCTCCAGCTGCTGGCCTCCCTGAGGGGATACTct TTTGGAGGTGTGTCCACACTGCACCTGGCAGAGGTCTGCCCCCTGCGGAGCCTGCAGCCAGGCACCAAGGCGAAGCTGGAGGAGTCCCTGGTCCCGGCCTCCCCAGGAAGAACCATCGCTTACCTGTCCACTTTGCTGTGCTCATATGGTGACTTCAGCACTGTTCCGTATTTCCTGGACCAGATATTCCACAG CAACATGGCTTCCTTCCTGGGACGCTGCAGAGACCTGTACGAGGCAGAGCTCCATGGCCACACCAGCCTTCCACTGCTGAAGATGAAGGTGGGCTGCAAGCCTGTCAGCCTGCCTGGAGGAGACCTGGGGACCCAGGTGTATTTTCTGTATGCCCTGCCCGGACACGCCCAGCgccctgaggccacagcagacg ctCCCGCTCTGCGTGCAGGGCCACCACCCTTCCGCGCACTGGCTCTCGAGCCAGCTGCAGCACCGCTGGCTCAGCCAGGACCTgctccagagccagggccagcttCCCCACGGGGCCTGCCCCCATGCGCACAGTCAGCACCAGGGCCAGCTCCACAGGCCTCCTCTGGAtgggctgggcctgcagaggAGCTGCCTGGGGCGGAGATGGTTGACATCACCGCCTTCTCCCCCAGGACGATGGCAGAACAGCTCACGCTTCTGGATGCG GAGCTGTTCCAGAAGGTCGTGCCCTTCCACTGCCTGGGCTCCGTCTGGACCAAGAGCAGCAAGAGAGGCAAGGAACACCTGGCCTCCACTGTCCATGCCACCGTCCAGCAGTTCAACTGCGTGACAAATTGTGTAGTAACCACATGCTTGGGGGACCCCAGCAGGAAGGCCACGGACAGGGCCCGTGTGGTGGAGCACTGGATCAAGGTGGCCAAG GAGTGCCAGACCCTCAGGAACGTTTCCTCGGCCCATGCCATCCTCACTGCTCTACAGACCTCCCCAATTTGTCGCCTGCAAGAGACGTGGggagaagtctccag GAAAAGCTGCAAAAAATTTGAGCGCCTGTGTGAGAAGGACAATGGCTTGAGCAGGGATCGGCTCACCAAG AAGGGGGCCTTCAAGCTTGCTGCCCGGGAGCAGAATCCACAGAGAGCCCAGATGAGGCTGCGGAAACAACAGAAG GGAGTCGTCCCCTTTCTTGGCACTTACCTGAAATACCTGGTGATGTTGGACACTGTGATGGGGGACTCTGTGCAT CAGGCTGACTTCAGCTTCGAGAAACTGAATAAG gaaaTTAAAGTCCTGCAAGAAATCCaactgctgcaggtggcagcgagcaattattattttaagcgTGATGAGGAGTTTGGCGTGTGGTTCCGGTCTGTGGAGTATCTCACTGAGAAGGAGAG CTACGCCCTGTCCCGCCAGCTGGAGCCCTCTGCCAAGAGGCCCGCAGCAGCCTCAAGGCCATGA